The following nucleotide sequence is from Sphingomonas telluris.
TGTACGCGATCACGGGCGGGGTCATCGCGGCTGGTGCAGTCACGCGCGACTGGCGTCTGGTCGGTGCCGGTGCACGGATGATGGCCGCACATGTCGCCGCCACTGTCGCCAAGACCATTCTCAAATTGTCGATTGACCGTACGAGACCGCCTGCCGCCGCCAACGGTCACTATGAAATGCGAGAGGGTCGCCGTTACGAGCCGGCCTACAACAGCTTCCCGTCCGGCCACACGGCGAGTTCAATCGCCGTGGCGCGAGCCCTGGGCCGCTCCTATCCCCGACAGCACGAGGCAGCGCTCGCGGCCGCTGGAACGATCGCCATTCTCCAAGTCGTCCGCGGGAAGCACTTCCTGGGCGACGTCATCGCGGGAGCCGCCCTTGGACTGGTAGCCGAGAAAGCGGTCGACCTCATCTTGCGCCGCTTCCCGCCGCAACAGCGTTAATCCCGCGGAGCAGCCACGCCTACGCCGACCGGTGATGTCGGCGCCGGCGTTGGCGTCGTGCCGGGCGCCGGCACGTCTATCGGCGCCTGCGGCGGAGGGGTTTCCTGCGGAACGGGAGTGGGCTGGCCAGGCTGTGTCGGCTCGGGCGTCTGGGGTACGGGCGTTTCAGGGGGCGGTTGCTGCTGCACGTTACATGGTCCTTTCTCGAAGCCATGAACGCTGTGGAACCTTAAGCGGTTGCCCCTGCGGCGATCCTTGCTATAGCGCCGCTCCTTGTCCGCGCGCGCGTGGCGGAAATGGTAGACGCGCTGGATTTAGGTTCCAGTGTCGCAAGACGTGGGGGTTCAAGTCCCTCCGCGCGCACCACGCACGGCCTTGGGCGGCGCGGGGAACACGAAATTCTTTTGACGGGATTGAACAGTGATCAAGACGGTTGAGACTGAAAACGAGGGCCTGAAGCGGGCTTTCATGCTTACCATTCCCGCCGAGGACATCGACGCCCGTGTCGATCAGGAAGTCCGGCGGCTTGCTCCGCAGGTGCGGATGCCCGGCTTCCGCCCAGGCAAGGTGCCGCCGAACCTCATCCGCAAGATGCATGGCGAAGCGATCCAGCAGGATGCGCTGAACACGGCCGTGCAGGAAGGCGTGCAGCAGTTGCTGCAGGAGCAGAAGCTCCGCCCGGCGATGCAACCGCAGGTCGCTCTCGAGGAGGATTATGCTCCGGGCAAGGATCTGCAGGTGCGCGTCCAGCTCGAAGCTCTGCCGGAAATTCCCGCGGCCAATATCGACGATCTCAAGCTCGAGCGCCTGACCGTAGAGACTGACGAAGCTGCCATCGAAGAGCAGATCCAGCGTCTCGCCAGCGCGAACAAGAGCTGGAACGATGCGAAGAAGGGCCATGCGGCTGCTAACGGCGATCTCGTCGTCATGGACTTTGTCGGCTCGGTCGACGGAACGCCGTTCGAGGGTGGCACCGGCAGCGACATGCAGGTCGAGCTCGGTTCCGGCCAGCTCATCCCAGGCTTCGAGGATCAGCTCGTCGGCGCGAAGGTTGGTGACAAGCGCGAAGTGAACGTGACGTTCCCGGACGACTATGGTGCCGAGAACCTCAAGAGCAAGGCAGCCAAGTTCGACGTAACCGTCAAGGCCGTGAAGACTGCCGGCGAGACGAAAATCGACGACGATTTCGCCAAGGCCCTCGGTCTTCAGGACATCGAGCAGCTGCGCGGGATCCTTCGCGATCAGCAGCAGCAGGAGCTGAACGGCCTTACGCGAACGCACATGAAGCGCCGGCTCCTCGACGAACTGGCGTCGCGCCACTCGTTCGAAGTGCCGAAGTCGATGGTCGAGGCCGAATTCCAGAACATCATGCAGCAGTTGCGGCATGAAGCGAGCCACGAATCCGATCCGAAGGCTGCTCTCGAGGAGATCGAGA
It contains:
- a CDS encoding phosphatase PAP2 family protein translates to MRCPTSRQWRTTRTSAPEGTAARHGRSASSNRQEEVTAAKTGKKRKLSRLEKLDVAVAERLEPVSKSSPVRVIGPAADLGDQPPLYAITGGVIAAGAVTRDWRLVGAGARMMAAHVAATVAKTILKLSIDRTRPPAAANGHYEMREGRRYEPAYNSFPSGHTASSIAVARALGRSYPRQHEAALAAAGTIAILQVVRGKHFLGDVIAGAALGLVAEKAVDLILRRFPPQQR
- the tig gene encoding trigger factor, whose product is MKTVETENEGLKRAFMLTIPAEDIDARVDQEVRRLAPQVRMPGFRPGKVPPNLIRKMHGEAIQQDALNTAVQEGVQQLLQEQKLRPAMQPQVALEEDYAPGKDLQVRVQLEALPEIPAANIDDLKLERLTVETDEAAIEEQIQRLASANKSWNDAKKGHAAANGDLVVMDFVGSVDGTPFEGGTGSDMQVELGSGQLIPGFEDQLVGAKVGDKREVNVTFPDDYGAENLKSKAAKFDVTVKAVKTAGETKIDDDFAKALGLQDIEQLRGILRDQQQQELNGLTRTHMKRRLLDELASRHSFEVPKSMVEAEFQNIMQQLRHEASHESDPKAALEEIESEAGEYRTIAERRVRLGLLLSEIGAANGVEVSQREMNQLIGQAASQYQGKDRDRFIQYVQQEPMAAAQLRAPLYEDKVVDFLFSKAEIADRTATRAELEADLESEEGHVHGPGCGHDVPEAKAKPKKAAKAKAEPAAEEKPAKAAKPAAKQADVVETKAEAPKPAKPKKSEPANKAAAEAAEKKPAAKKAPAKKAK